From one Spiroplasma endosymbiont of Lasioglossum villosulum genomic stretch:
- the rplE gene encoding 50S ribosomal protein L5 has product MNRLQEKYNKTIIPQLQKELNFTSIMQVPKIEKVVINIGVGDASSNPKAIDKSVSELSKITGQKPIITKAKKSIAGFKLRAGMPIGCKVTLRGEKMYGFLDKFISISLPRIRDFQGLSVKAFDQNGNYTVGIKEQIIFPEINYEEVDKVRGMEISIITTTSNNATALLLLKKIGLPFKKQGKQVA; this is encoded by the coding sequence ATGAATCGTTTACAAGAAAAATATAATAAAACTATTATTCCCCAATTGCAAAAAGAATTAAATTTTACATCAATAATGCAAGTACCCAAAATTGAAAAAGTTGTTATTAATATTGGTGTTGGAGATGCAAGTAGTAATCCAAAAGCCATTGATAAATCAGTATCTGAATTATCAAAAATTACTGGTCAAAAACCAATTATCACTAAAGCGAAAAAATCAATTGCCGGCTTTAAATTAAGAGCGGGAATGCCAATTGGTTGTAAAGTTACATTACGTGGCGAAAAAATGTATGGTTTCCTTGATAAATTTATCTCAATTTCTTTACCAAGAATTCGTGATTTTCAAGGTTTATCAGTTAAAGCATTTGATCAAAATGGTAATTACACTGTTGGTATTAAAGAACAAATTATTTTTCCTGAAATTAATTATGAAGAAGTAGATAAAGTTCGTGGTATGGAAATCTCAATTATTACCACAACATCAAATAATGCAACAGCATTATTGTTATTAAAAAAAATAGGATTACCGTTTAAAAAACAAGGAAAGCAGGTGGCATAA
- the rpmC gene encoding 50S ribosomal protein L29 translates to MEMQVIKNKSTLELQQDEETLRAQLFALRIQSSLGKLETPHMINNLRKDIARIKTELTIRINNGEKIKPLHINKMVLPEENKESKKTKKVAKVDDKKDIKVKTITKSEVIKESDKIAKKEVTEKTTKAKSSNKEVKKVTATKVEKPSKKPTVKKTVTPAKEDKE, encoded by the coding sequence ATGGAAATGCAAGTAATTAAAAATAAATCAACTTTAGAATTACAACAAGACGAAGAAACTCTTCGTGCACAATTGTTTGCTTTACGAATTCAAAGTTCGTTAGGTAAACTAGAAACTCCGCATATGATAAATAATCTTCGTAAGGATATTGCTCGTATTAAAACTGAATTAACTATCAGAATTAATAATGGTGAAAAAATCAAACCATTACATATTAATAAAATGGTATTACCAGAAGAAAATAAAGAAAGCAAAAAAACTAAAAAAGTTGCTAAAGTTGATGATAAAAAAGATATTAAAGTTAAAACAATAACTAAATCAGAAGTTATTAAAGAATCAGATAAAATTGCTAAAAAAGAAGTTACTGAAAAAACAACTAAAGCAAAATCATCAAACAAAGAAGTTAAAAAAGTTACTGCTACTAAAGTAGAAAAACCATCTAAAAAACCTACAGTTAAGAAAACTGTAACACCAGCTAAGGAGGACAAAGAATAA
- the rplB gene encoding 50S ribosomal protein L2, producing the protein MAIRKINPTTAGRRNMTVLDYKQNLTIGNSPEKSLLVNLVKQAGRNNQGKITVRHQGNGHKVKYRIIDFKRNKDNVVGTVKTIEYDPNRNANICLISYLDGEKRYILAPKGIKVGDKLLSGENSDTVKIDITVGNCLPLSQIPQGTVVHNVELKPGKGGQMARSAGGSVQILGRDETAKYTLLKLTSGEVRKVLSNCRATIGTVGNDDHNLVNIGKAGRNRWKGIRPTVRGSVMNPNDHPHGGGEGKAPIGRKAPVTPWGKKALGLKTRDSKKASNKLIVRRRNATK; encoded by the coding sequence ATGGCAATTAGAAAAATTAATCCCACTACTGCAGGAAGACGTAATATGACCGTTCTGGATTACAAACAGAACTTAACTATTGGTAATAGCCCTGAAAAATCTTTATTAGTAAATTTAGTTAAACAAGCTGGTAGAAATAATCAAGGTAAAATTACAGTAAGGCATCAAGGTAATGGTCATAAGGTTAAATACCGTATTATTGATTTTAAACGTAACAAAGACAATGTAGTTGGAACAGTTAAAACAATTGAATATGATCCAAATCGTAATGCTAACATTTGTCTTATTTCTTATCTTGATGGTGAAAAGCGTTATATCTTAGCACCAAAAGGAATCAAAGTAGGAGATAAGTTATTAAGTGGTGAAAACAGTGATACTGTTAAAATTGATATTACTGTTGGTAACTGTTTACCATTATCACAGATTCCACAAGGAACAGTTGTTCATAATGTTGAATTAAAACCAGGTAAAGGTGGACAAATGGCACGAAGTGCTGGTGGTAGTGTTCAAATTCTTGGTCGTGATGAAACAGCTAAGTATACATTATTAAAATTAACATCAGGTGAAGTTAGAAAAGTATTAAGTAATTGTCGAGCTACAATTGGTACAGTTGGAAATGATGATCATAACTTAGTAAATATTGGTAAAGCAGGAAGAAATCGTTGAAAAGGAATTAGACCTACTGTTCGTGGTAGTGTTATGAACCCAAATGATCACCCACATGGTGGAGGAGAAGGTAAAGCCCCAATCGGAAGAAAAGCTCCAGTAACACCATGAGGTAAAAAAGCATTAGGTTTAAAAACTCGTGATAGTAAAAAAGCATCAAATAAATTAATTGTACGAAGAAGAAATGCAACAAAGTAG
- the rplR gene encoding 50S ribosomal protein L18 has protein sequence MINKQQARKVRHYRIRSKIMGTSERPRLNIFKSNNSFYAQIIDDTASNTIIGVSTLTFKDLASKSNIDAATKLGETIANLAIKKKIKKVVFDRGGYLYHGKVKAFAEAARSAGLEF, from the coding sequence ATGATTAATAAACAACAAGCTCGTAAAGTTCGTCATTATCGTATTCGTAGTAAAATTATGGGTACTAGTGAAAGACCACGCTTAAATATCTTTAAATCTAATAATAGTTTTTATGCTCAAATTATTGACGATACTGCTTCAAATACAATTATTGGTGTATCAACATTAACATTTAAAGATTTAGCATCAAAAAGCAATATAGATGCTGCTACTAAACTTGGAGAAACAATTGCTAATTTAGCTATTAAGAAAAAAATTAAAAAAGTGGTTTTTGATCGTGGTGGATATTTATATCATGGTAAAGTGAAAGCATTCGCAGAAGCAGCGCGTAGTGCTGGATTAGAATTCTAA
- the rplO gene encoding 50S ribosomal protein L15: METTLHNLKPTPGSRKDIKRLGRGTSSGKGKTAGKGTKGQNARTGGGTRPGFEGGQTPLYRRISKRGFTNFTTTNYSIINLEQIDLIKEHEITPELLFQLKLIRSKKDGIKVLGKGKLTTPKTIKAHKFSKSAITAIEQVGGKAQVI; the protein is encoded by the coding sequence ATGGAAACAACATTACATAACTTAAAACCAACACCAGGTTCTCGTAAAGACATTAAACGTTTAGGTAGAGGAACTTCATCTGGAAAAGGTAAAACGGCTGGTAAAGGGACAAAAGGACAAAATGCCCGTACCGGTGGTGGAACAAGACCCGGATTTGAAGGAGGACAAACACCACTATATCGTCGTATTTCAAAACGAGGGTTTACTAACTTTACTACAACCAATTATAGTATTATTAACTTAGAACAAATTGATTTAATTAAAGAGCATGAAATAACACCTGAACTTTTATTTCAATTAAAATTGATTAGAAGTAAAAAAGATGGTATTAAAGTTCTTGGTAAAGGTAAATTAACAACACCAAAAACAATTAAAGCTCATAAATTTTCAAAATCAGCAATTACTGCTATTGAACAAGTCGGAGGAAAAGCGCAGGTGATCTAA
- the rplV gene encoding 50S ribosomal protein L22, protein MEAKAHLDKLRISPRKVRLVADLVRDNAVAKALVILAHEKKRAAQPIIKLINSAVANAANNYGMEANKLRIKEIFVNEGSTMKRFMPRAHGRAYQILKRTSKITIVVSDN, encoded by the coding sequence ATGGAAGCAAAAGCTCATTTAGATAAATTACGCATTAGTCCAAGAAAAGTGCGTTTAGTAGCCGATTTAGTTCGTGATAATGCTGTTGCCAAAGCTCTAGTAATTCTAGCTCATGAAAAAAAACGCGCAGCACAGCCAATTATAAAATTAATTAATTCAGCAGTTGCTAATGCTGCTAATAACTATGGAATGGAAGCCAACAAATTACGTATTAAGGAAATATTTGTAAATGAAGGTTCAACTATGAAAAGATTTATGCCCCGTGCTCATGGTAGAGCATATCAAATCTTAAAAAGAACAAGCAAAATCACTATCGTGGTTAGCGATAATTAG
- a CDS encoding type Z 30S ribosomal protein S14 has translation MAKTSLKVRQARKSKFSTQAYTRCQKCGRPHAVIRKFMLCRICFRGLVYQGQIPGIRKASW, from the coding sequence ATGGCAAAAACTTCATTAAAAGTAAGACAAGCCCGTAAATCAAAGTTTAGTACGCAAGCATATACACGCTGTCAAAAGTGTGGCCGTCCTCATGCGGTTATTCGTAAATTTATGTTATGCCGTATTTGTTTTCGCGGTTTAGTATACCAAGGACAAATTCCTGGTATTAGAAAAGCATCATGATAG
- the rpsS gene encoding 30S ribosomal protein S19 — protein sequence MSRSLKKGPFADSHLLNKVETQNKNKSKKIIQTWSRRSTIFPQFVGHTFGVHNGKTHLPVYVTEDMVGHKLGEFAPTRKFGGHGSDKKKR from the coding sequence ATGTCAAGATCTTTAAAAAAAGGACCCTTTGCTGATAGTCATTTATTAAACAAAGTGGAAACTCAAAATAAAAATAAATCAAAAAAAATTATTCAAACTTGATCTCGTCGTTCAACAATTTTCCCACAATTTGTTGGACATACATTCGGTGTACATAATGGCAAAACACATTTACCTGTATATGTAACAGAAGATATGGTTGGTCATAAATTAGGAGAATTCGCACCCACACGTAAGTTTGGTGGTCACGGTTCTGACAAGAAAAAGCGTTAG
- the rpsQ gene encoding 30S ribosomal protein S17, which translates to MTNIIPNKQRKTFVGIVSSDKNDKTITVVVETSKRHPMYHKSFKSTKKYHAHDETNQAKIGDKVEIISTRPLSALKRFRLLKIIESKTNKKA; encoded by the coding sequence ATGACAAATATTATTCCAAACAAACAACGTAAAACTTTTGTTGGAATTGTAAGTTCTGACAAAAATGATAAAACAATTACTGTTGTTGTTGAAACTTCAAAACGACATCCAATGTACCATAAAAGTTTTAAGTCAACTAAAAAGTATCATGCCCATGATGAAACTAACCAAGCTAAAATTGGTGACAAGGTTGAAATCATTTCAACTCGTCCACTTTCAGCTCTAAAACGCTTCCGTTTGTTAAAGATTATTGAATCTAAAACAAATAAAAAAGCTTAA
- the rpsE gene encoding 30S ribosomal protein S5, translating to MSLENKKTIIDDKENTEVQKSVAKSSVKAEVKNPTGNENKIRHTNSSQPRNSHDKKENKVREPRKNFERKPKTPSEFIEKVIWIRKINKVTTGGRRLRFSAAVAIGNGKGVVGFGISKANEVPDAIKKAIEAAHKNLTTITITKNNNSIVHEVKGKYCGSEILLKPAKEGIGIKAGGSARDILELVGIHNIYSKAFRSRNKINLARATIAGLGNVKPAQYFIKNKNLTTKRSNG from the coding sequence ATGAGTTTAGAAAATAAAAAAACAATTATTGATGATAAAGAAAATACTGAAGTTCAAAAATCAGTAGCAAAATCTTCTGTTAAAGCAGAAGTAAAAAATCCTACTGGTAATGAAAATAAAATTAGACATACTAATTCATCACAACCAAGAAATAGCCATGATAAAAAAGAAAATAAAGTTCGTGAACCACGTAAAAATTTTGAACGTAAACCAAAAACTCCAAGTGAATTTATTGAAAAAGTGATTTGAATCAGAAAAATTAACAAAGTAACAACCGGGGGAAGAAGATTGCGTTTCTCTGCTGCTGTTGCTATTGGTAATGGTAAAGGAGTAGTTGGTTTTGGTATATCTAAAGCCAATGAAGTTCCTGATGCAATTAAAAAGGCAATTGAAGCTGCTCACAAAAATTTAACAACAATTACGATAACTAAAAACAATAATTCTATTGTTCATGAAGTTAAAGGTAAATATTGTGGAAGTGAAATTTTATTAAAACCAGCTAAAGAAGGAATCGGAATTAAAGCTGGTGGATCTGCTCGTGATATTTTAGAATTAGTTGGTATTCATAATATTTATTCAAAAGCATTTAGATCTAGAAATAAAATTAATTTAGCTAGAGCAACAATTGCAGGTCTTGGCAATGTTAAACCAGCACAATATTTTATAAAAAATAAAAATCTTACTACTAAGCGTAGTAATGGTTAG
- the rplX gene encoding 50S ribosomal protein L24, which translates to MASKKKPVISLDTKLKRGDQIKIIAGKHKGHTGPIIQVLREKNRVIIEGITANKNKKPTQNDQEGGIVEVKTSVHISNVMILDGKKDKKVTKIGYKIDKDGKKVRIARRSETELR; encoded by the coding sequence ATGGCAAGCAAAAAGAAACCAGTTATTAGTCTTGATACTAAATTAAAAAGAGGCGACCAAATTAAAATCATTGCAGGAAAGCATAAAGGTCATACCGGACCAATTATCCAAGTACTTCGTGAAAAAAATCGTGTTATTATTGAAGGTATTACTGCTAATAAAAATAAAAAACCTACTCAAAATGATCAAGAAGGTGGAATTGTGGAAGTAAAAACTAGTGTTCACATTTCTAATGTAATGATCCTTGATGGTAAAAAAGATAAAAAAGTAACAAAAATTGGGTACAAAATTGATAAAGATGGCAAAAAAGTTCGTATTGCACGAAGATCTGAAACAGAATTACGATAA
- the rplF gene encoding 50S ribosomal protein L6, with the protein MSRIGNRILTIPVNTSITLDASNLLTVTGAKGSLKKLLPNVIKINVDEEKKTITTTRPDDNKKNKQLHGTTNSLINGMLVGVSTGFMKELEINGVGYRAAVQANILNLTLGYSHPIKFEIPQGITIVAPKPTVLQISGIDKQLIGEVAAKIRKFRKPEPYKGKGIKYKNEHIRRKEGKAAGKGK; encoded by the coding sequence ATGTCACGTATTGGTAACCGTATCCTTACCATTCCAGTAAATACTTCAATAACGCTAGATGCAAGTAACTTGTTAACTGTTACAGGAGCAAAAGGTTCTTTAAAAAAACTATTACCAAATGTTATTAAAATTAACGTTGATGAAGAGAAAAAAACAATTACTACAACAAGACCTGATGATAACAAAAAAAATAAACAACTTCACGGAACAACTAATTCATTAATTAATGGAATGTTAGTTGGTGTATCAACAGGTTTCATGAAAGAATTAGAAATAAATGGTGTTGGATATCGTGCTGCTGTCCAAGCTAATATCTTAAATTTAACATTAGGATATTCTCATCCTATTAAGTTTGAAATTCCGCAAGGAATTACCATTGTTGCTCCTAAACCAACAGTATTACAAATTAGTGGTATTGATAAACAATTAATTGGAGAAGTTGCAGCCAAAATTCGTAAATTCCGTAAACCAGAACCATATAAAGGTAAAGGAATCAAATATAAAAATGAACACATTCGTCGTAAGGAAGGAAAAGCTGCTGGTAAAGGTAAATAA
- the rplN gene encoding 50S ribosomal protein L14 encodes MLQNLSWANVADNTGIKEVMVIRVLGGSTKKFVKIGDIVVCSAKSVTPNSAMKKGQVVKAVVVRSKFGVKRNDGSCVKFDDNAVVIIKEDKTPRGTRVFGVLAREVKERGYNKIASLAEEIV; translated from the coding sequence ATGTTACAAAATCTATCGTGAGCCAATGTGGCTGACAATACTGGTATTAAAGAAGTTATGGTTATTAGAGTTTTGGGTGGTAGTACTAAAAAATTTGTTAAAATTGGTGATATTGTTGTTTGTTCAGCAAAATCAGTAACACCTAATAGTGCAATGAAAAAAGGACAAGTTGTTAAAGCAGTTGTCGTACGTAGTAAATTTGGTGTAAAACGTAATGATGGTTCTTGTGTAAAATTTGATGATAATGCAGTAGTAATTATTAAAGAAGATAAAACGCCACGTGGTACTAGAGTATTTGGTGTCTTGGCTCGTGAAGTTAAAGAGCGTGGTTATAATAAAATTGCTTCTTTAGCAGAAGAAATTGTTTAG
- the rplP gene encoding 50S ribosomal protein L16, translating into MAIPKRYKHSCVHRLSYEGTAKGCKTVAFGTYGLRAEEGSYITERQIEAARVAMTRYMKRGGKVWIRIFPHLPITRKPAEVRMGSGKGSIDHWVSVVKEKTVMFEVSYPNEATAREALRLAMHKLPIKCKIVTREIKPTEEVKVAKNLTTELGEANGNASN; encoded by the coding sequence ATGGCTATACCTAAGAGATATAAACACTCTTGCGTCCACCGTTTAAGTTATGAAGGAACTGCAAAAGGTTGTAAAACAGTTGCTTTTGGAACTTACGGACTTCGTGCTGAAGAAGGTTCTTACATTACTGAAAGACAAATTGAAGCAGCCAGAGTAGCAATGACACGTTACATGAAACGTGGTGGAAAAGTTTGAATTAGAATCTTTCCACATTTACCAATTACTAGAAAACCAGCGGAAGTACGTATGGGTTCAGGAAAAGGTTCAATTGATCATTGAGTCTCAGTAGTAAAAGAAAAAACAGTTATGTTTGAAGTATCATATCCTAATGAAGCAACAGCACGTGAAGCATTGCGTCTTGCAATGCACAAGTTGCCAATCAAATGTAAAATTGTTACTAGAGAAATAAAACCAACAGAAGAAGTAAAGGTTGCTAAAAATTTAACAACAGAATTGGGTGAAGCAAATGGAAATGCAAGTAATTAA
- the secY gene encoding preprotein translocase subunit SecY: MFTTTRELIKKYKEVIIRILFTIFILFIFRVGAFITVPGVTLNEDLSSSNSSGIEFFNLISMLGGGAISRFSVFALGVSPYITASIIVQLLSTDVVPTLTRWAKSGEKGKKKLELMNRVLTVPFAIMQGFATIFGLQSQHIISVDWSSGSGAAGPEVFYYVLIPAILLAGTMLSLWMADQITNRGIGNGISLIIFGGIAANLPFNLASTFKYWVGPDTNNGVIFQGTLKFALYFAAFLLIILVVVFFSESERHLPIQQTGSGLTLKGDKSSYLPLKVNSAGVIPVIFSSALITGPMTVAQIVDQNSGFANFARNYLSLQSWPGISIFAIMTIMFTFLYAQVQINPEQMAKNFQKSGTYIPGIQPGKETEIYIKRMLNRLSTIGSFFLTAVAVTPFLISKFTNLPSSLAVGGTGLIIMVGVALDTTKQIKGRITQHSFLNYKENKDVKEHLWS; the protein is encoded by the coding sequence GTGTTCACAACAACCCGTGAATTAATAAAAAAGTATAAAGAAGTTATAATTAGAATTTTATTTACCATTTTTATTTTATTTATCTTTCGTGTTGGAGCATTTATTACAGTTCCAGGAGTAACTTTGAATGAAGATTTAAGTAGCAGTAATAGTAGTGGTATTGAATTCTTTAATTTAATTTCAATGTTAGGTGGTGGTGCTATTAGCAGATTTTCTGTTTTTGCACTTGGAGTGTCACCTTACATTACTGCATCAATTATTGTGCAGTTATTATCAACTGATGTTGTTCCTACCTTAACAAGATGAGCTAAATCAGGAGAAAAAGGTAAGAAAAAATTAGAGTTAATGAATCGAGTATTAACTGTCCCCTTTGCTATTATGCAAGGTTTTGCCACAATCTTTGGTTTACAATCTCAACATATTATTAGTGTTGATTGAAGTTCGGGATCGGGAGCAGCTGGACCAGAAGTTTTCTATTATGTATTGATTCCAGCTATTTTACTAGCAGGGACAATGTTATCATTATGAATGGCTGATCAGATTACTAATCGTGGTATTGGTAATGGAATTTCACTAATTATTTTTGGTGGAATTGCTGCTAATTTACCATTTAACTTAGCTTCAACTTTTAAGTATTGAGTAGGACCAGATACTAATAATGGTGTTATTTTTCAAGGGACTTTAAAATTTGCTCTTTATTTTGCAGCCTTCCTACTGATTATTCTTGTTGTTGTATTCTTTAGTGAATCAGAGCGACACTTACCAATTCAACAAACTGGTAGTGGTTTAACTTTAAAGGGTGATAAAAGTTCTTATTTACCTTTAAAAGTTAACTCAGCTGGAGTAATTCCTGTTATTTTTTCTTCGGCACTAATTACTGGTCCAATGACAGTGGCGCAAATTGTTGATCAAAATAGTGGTTTTGCTAATTTTGCTAGAAATTATTTATCTTTACAGTCGTGGCCGGGAATTAGTATTTTTGCTATAATGACGATTATGTTTACCTTTTTATATGCACAAGTGCAAATTAATCCCGAACAAATGGCTAAGAATTTTCAAAAATCAGGAACTTATATTCCTGGTATTCAGCCAGGGAAGGAAACAGAAATTTATATTAAAAGAATGTTAAATCGTTTAAGTACAATTGGTTCCTTTTTCTTAACTGCTGTTGCAGTAACCCCATTTTTAATTTCTAAATTTACTAATCTACCTTCTTCATTAGCAGTTGGTGGAACTGGATTAATAATTATGGTTGGAGTAGCACTAGATACAACAAAACAAATTAAGGGACGAATTACTCAACATTCATTCTTAAATTATAAGGAAAACAAAGATGTTAAAGAACACTTATGGTCTTAG
- the rpsH gene encoding 30S ribosomal protein S8, with product MMTDPISNILTVIRNAISAADSSKNRVVSVPSSKQLVKIADILQKNGYIEKYRVTKENPSKPKLELLLVHTGKSPILGLKRISKPGLRMYAKCEDLPSVLNGYGIAIISTSKGIMTNKQAKKLGLGGEVLAYVW from the coding sequence ATGATGACAGATCCAATAAGTAATATTTTAACAGTTATTCGTAATGCTATTAGCGCTGCGGATAGCAGTAAAAATCGAGTAGTTAGTGTACCTTCTTCAAAACAACTAGTTAAGATAGCCGATATCTTGCAAAAAAATGGTTATATTGAAAAATATCGTGTTACTAAAGAAAATCCTAGCAAACCTAAATTAGAACTTTTATTAGTTCATACTGGTAAAAGTCCAATTCTTGGTTTAAAAAGAATATCTAAACCAGGATTAAGAATGTATGCAAAATGTGAAGACTTACCAAGTGTGTTAAATGGTTATGGAATTGCAATCATTTCTACATCAAAAGGTATTATGACAAATAAACAAGCAAAAAAACTTGGTCTTGGTGGCGAAGTTCTTGCTTATGTATGATAA
- the rplD gene encoding 50S ribosomal protein L4 yields the protein MKINVVNNAGTKVSELTLNEKIWGIEPHKQAQFDSLLSYNATKRQGTHAVKSRAEVAGGGRKPWKQKGTGNARQGSIRSPQWKGGGIVFGPNTDRNYLIGLPKKVRRLAIKSALAAKFQNKNIVVIDELNFEKPSTKIMLETLKVLELANNKTLIVSGISNKETVIKSGRNLPRTTTIAANSINIYDLLNAKKVLFTTEAIKIVEEALI from the coding sequence ATGAAAATTAATGTTGTTAACAACGCTGGAACAAAAGTTAGCGAATTAACTTTAAACGAAAAAATTTGAGGAATTGAACCCCACAAGCAAGCGCAGTTTGATAGTTTATTAAGTTATAATGCTACAAAACGTCAAGGAACACACGCTGTTAAAAGTCGTGCTGAAGTTGCTGGCGGTGGTAGAAAACCATGAAAACAAAAAGGAACAGGTAATGCGCGTCAAGGCTCAATTCGTTCACCACAATGAAAAGGTGGGGGGATTGTTTTTGGACCAAATACTGATCGTAATTATTTAATTGGATTACCAAAAAAAGTAAGAAGATTGGCAATAAAATCAGCATTGGCTGCCAAATTCCAAAATAAAAACATAGTTGTAATTGATGAATTAAACTTTGAAAAACCTTCAACTAAAATTATGTTAGAAACTTTAAAAGTTTTAGAATTAGCAAACAATAAAACACTAATTGTTTCAGGAATAAGCAATAAAGAAACAGTTATTAAATCAGGTCGCAATTTACCTAGAACAACAACAATCGCTGCTAATAGTATTAATATTTACGATTTATTAAATGCTAAAAAAGTATTGTTTACTACTGAGGCAATTAAAATCGTTGAGGAGGCTTTAATTTAA
- the rplW gene encoding 50S ribosomal protein L23, with the protein MHLSEVIVKPVLTEKTYKQMAEGIYTFTVNRKANKSYVKKAFEQIFEVKVADVNIINSKPKTKTVGRFVGKTSAVKKALIKLAPGEQLSLFSSEEQS; encoded by the coding sequence ATGCATTTAAGTGAAGTTATAGTAAAACCAGTATTAACTGAGAAAACTTATAAACAAATGGCTGAAGGTATTTATACATTTACTGTTAACCGTAAAGCTAATAAAAGTTACGTTAAAAAAGCCTTTGAACAGATTTTTGAAGTTAAAGTAGCAGACGTTAATATTATTAATAGTAAACCAAAAACTAAAACTGTTGGTAGATTTGTTGGAAAAACATCGGCAGTAAAAAAAGCTCTTATTAAATTAGCTCCTGGTGAACAATTAAGTTTGTTTAGTTCTGAAGAACAAAGCTAA
- the rpsC gene encoding 30S ribosomal protein S3, producing MGHKVSPNGLRYGINKDWQSRWYATSNEDLVKWILEDHKIRKALFAHLKTSGVSKIEIERTKSQITLFIHCVRVGSVLGQGGSNIEVLTTLIRKTIKNRKIGIRINVVEIKNPDIDAQTIANTLAQQISNRMSHRTTQKLAIRKALRAGAKGIKTRVSGRLGEADMARVEGYSESSVPLATLRSNIDYATAEAKTTFGQIGIKVWVYKGEILSGTDSTQPEIISKYNQRNNNNRRNNYPQQPRKEVK from the coding sequence ATGGGTCACAAAGTTAGTCCAAATGGATTAAGATATGGTATTAATAAAGATTGACAATCACGTTGATATGCAACTAGTAATGAAGATTTAGTAAAATGAATTTTAGAAGACCACAAAATTAGAAAAGCACTATTTGCGCATTTAAAAACTTCTGGTGTTTCTAAAATTGAAATCGAAAGAACTAAATCACAAATTACCTTATTTATCCACTGTGTTCGTGTTGGTTCAGTTTTAGGGCAAGGCGGTTCAAACATTGAAGTATTAACAACATTAATTCGTAAAACAATTAAAAATCGTAAAATAGGTATTAGAATTAATGTTGTTGAAATTAAAAATCCTGATATTGATGCGCAAACAATTGCTAATACATTAGCACAACAAATAAGCAATCGTATGTCACATCGTACAACACAAAAATTAGCAATTCGTAAAGCACTTCGTGCTGGAGCAAAGGGAATTAAAACTCGTGTTTCAGGAAGACTTGGTGAAGCGGATATGGCACGTGTTGAAGGTTATTCAGAAAGTAGTGTTCCTCTAGCAACATTACGTAGTAATATTGATTATGCTACTGCTGAGGCAAAAACAACTTTTGGTCAAATTGGTATTAAAGTTTGAGTATATAAAGGTGAAATTTTATCAGGAACTGACTCAACTCAACCTGAAATTATTTCAAAATATAATCAAAGAAATAATAACAATCGCCGAAATAATTACCCACAACAACCACGTAAGGAGGTAAAGTAA